One region of Fervidobacterium sp. genomic DNA includes:
- a CDS encoding 16S rRNA (uracil(1498)-N(3))-methyltransferase, producing the protein MPNLYFCIPKDDAVYLDEHEVMHMKVMRIKEGEIIEATDGNGGRYKIVVKAIGKTEAYGSVINYEFIPPIDGRLVLFAPSGRWERLRWTIEKAVELGVDEIYVFNNEHASRYYNDKQEKLELVVREAAKQCVRYHFPSIRAIEFLDIFSIAPESTYILDFKGRKIPKRISKSVGVIAGPEGGFSKKELKLLKEKFKSVCLGKKILRFETAVVLSTGIFAMKLRKI; encoded by the coding sequence TTGCCGAATCTTTATTTTTGTATACCAAAAGATGATGCTGTTTACCTAGATGAACACGAAGTTATGCACATGAAGGTAATGCGAATCAAGGAAGGGGAAATAATAGAGGCAACTGATGGAAATGGTGGAAGATACAAAATAGTTGTTAAGGCAATAGGTAAAACAGAAGCTTATGGGAGTGTCATAAATTACGAATTCATACCTCCCATCGATGGTAGGTTGGTTTTATTTGCTCCATCTGGACGTTGGGAAAGGTTAAGATGGACAATAGAAAAGGCTGTTGAATTAGGAGTTGATGAGATTTACGTCTTCAACAACGAACATGCATCACGCTATTATAACGATAAACAAGAAAAACTTGAACTTGTTGTTAGAGAGGCTGCTAAACAATGTGTTAGATACCACTTTCCATCTATAAGAGCCATAGAATTTTTGGATATTTTTTCTATAGCCCCAGAGAGTACTTACATACTTGACTTCAAAGGTAGAAAAATACCCAAGCGTATCTCCAAAAGCGTGGGTGTTATAGCCGGTCCGGAAGGTGGGTTTTCTAAAAAAGAACTTAAGTTGCTAAAGGAGAAATTCAAGAGTGTTTGCCTTGGTAAAAAGATATTACGCTTTGAAACAGCCGTTGTATTATCAACAGGTATATTTGCTATGAAACTAAGAAAGATTTGA
- a CDS encoding thioesterase yields the protein MGENLEKLVGLNKSIEVLPDESTVWDEDEEMANLHLVSTSGLLREINYVTGEFLNSFLGEDEISVVVYSELSHLKPVVVGERLIVGIRVSEVSENVITFKAIVMRENEKVAEASIKRAVVSRNYLKRKAIERF from the coding sequence GTGGGTGAAAATCTTGAAAAGCTCGTTGGACTCAACAAGTCTATTGAGGTACTGCCTGATGAATCAACAGTCTGGGATGAAGATGAAGAGATGGCTAATTTACATTTAGTTTCTACTTCGGGACTACTGAGAGAAATAAATTATGTTACTGGCGAGTTCCTGAATTCTTTTCTCGGCGAGGATGAGATATCGGTAGTCGTTTACAGTGAACTTTCACATCTCAAACCGGTAGTTGTTGGTGAAAGACTAATAGTTGGTATCAGAGTTTCTGAGGTCAGTGAAAACGTTATTACGTTCAAAGCAATCGTAATGAGGGAGAATGAAAAGGTTGCAGAAGCTTCTATTAAGAGGGCGGTTGTTTCAAGAAATTATTTAAAAAGAAAGGCTATCGAGCGCTTCTAG
- a CDS encoding MFS transporter translates to MDGVKKKAFYFIVLMGLVSLFSDITYEGARSLVGPYLGLLGASAVIVSAVAGFGEFLGYVLRFVTGKLVDKTKKYWLFAIVGYSLNLFVIPTLALTKNWAMAALLVIFERIGKAMRKPAKDTITSFASSQVGYGTGFAIEEFMDQIGATIGPLVMSLTIAANVKLETIEAYRRAFSFLAFPALITIGIIIVARILVPNPEKMEKKTEQVTDIKLNKSFYLYLLGISLIAFGFSDFALIGFHAQKARLLTPAMIPVAYMIAMLVDAFSALLFGRMFDKIGLVTLAVSTFISSFYSLFAFGNTTYGIMIGAVLWGIGMGAQESIMKAAVAKLVAREKRATAYGFFNAVFGVAWFVGSAVLGVLYTINLTILILVSVIIEVAASIVFLNLRNASAN, encoded by the coding sequence TTGGATGGTGTTAAGAAAAAAGCATTCTATTTTATTGTTCTTATGGGATTAGTAAGCCTCTTTAGTGATATTACCTATGAAGGGGCAAGGAGTTTAGTTGGACCATATCTTGGTTTGCTTGGTGCTTCAGCAGTAATTGTAAGTGCGGTGGCGGGTTTTGGAGAATTTCTTGGATATGTTTTAAGATTCGTAACCGGGAAGCTTGTTGACAAAACAAAAAAATATTGGCTTTTTGCGATAGTTGGCTATTCTTTGAACTTGTTTGTTATACCTACCCTTGCATTAACCAAAAACTGGGCAATGGCTGCGTTGTTGGTTATCTTTGAAAGAATTGGAAAGGCTATGAGAAAACCAGCAAAAGATACAATAACGTCTTTTGCAAGTAGTCAGGTTGGTTATGGAACCGGTTTTGCAATAGAAGAATTCATGGACCAGATAGGTGCTACTATAGGACCTCTTGTAATGAGTTTGACAATTGCAGCAAATGTAAAACTCGAGACTATCGAGGCATACAGAAGAGCATTTTCTTTCTTAGCTTTTCCAGCACTTATAACTATAGGTATAATAATTGTCGCACGAATACTTGTACCTAATCCAGAAAAGATGGAGAAAAAGACTGAGCAAGTCACAGATATAAAGCTGAACAAGAGTTTTTATCTGTACTTGCTTGGTATTTCTTTGATAGCCTTTGGTTTCTCCGACTTTGCGTTGATTGGCTTTCATGCTCAAAAAGCCAGGTTACTTACTCCTGCGATGATTCCGGTTGCTTATATGATTGCTATGTTGGTGGATGCTTTTTCAGCTCTTTTATTTGGTAGAATGTTCGATAAAATTGGATTGGTAACACTTGCAGTTTCAACGTTTATTTCTTCTTTTTACTCATTATTTGCGTTTGGTAATACGACATACGGAATTATGATCGGTGCCGTATTGTGGGGAATTGGGATGGGTGCGCAAGAATCTATAATGAAAGCTGCCGTTGCTAAACTTGTTGCCCGAGAAAAAAGAGCTACTGCTTACGGCTTTTTCAACGCTGTATTTGGAGTTGCTTGGTTTGTTGGCAGCGCAGTACTTGGTGTACTTTATACTATTAATCTCACAATTTTAATTTTGGTCTCCGTAATTATCGAAGTAGCTGCGTCCATTGTTTTTTTAAATTTGAGAAATGCAAGTGCAAATTAA
- a CDS encoding B12-binding domain-containing radical SAM protein yields MRRPANETLFNEFQYVKKLRDSEIELENVTGNLPEVAFIFPDNYKIASSSLAWSWIQRLLSLNKVSIHRFFYENWFRKFYSLEKQAPIDEYPIWMFTIQFENNLINIADMLVKKNIPLKSTERTHHHPLIIIGGPVTFFNHHLLEEIADFVFIGDLESEVKQFADAILEYIRTKNPEPFRRIDGIYSLKYKKTHYRKCNGTLSPVPHSHYITPYSTFPNKLLIEIGRGCIWRCAFCVTGYTKKPVKFADIDEVKHIIEKYREKEFGFISATITDYPYLSNLLEYIKNKDIKFSVSSLRADKLDKNLAYLLRKSNQQSFTLAPEGISQKLRDAMLKDMNTESILNALRIGIEVGFESVKLYYIVGLGEDESDYIEFFEFLQEVQRLGYKQITLSINPLVPKPKTPFENKKIVDKKTYDEIVKRIRKNLPRNIKADFESYKEAQLQYEIAHLKGAQTVDFLKRHFKLYYSNLS; encoded by the coding sequence GTGAGAAGACCAGCAAATGAGACATTGTTTAATGAGTTTCAGTATGTGAAAAAATTGAGAGATTCAGAGATAGAACTTGAAAACGTAACAGGCAACCTCCCGGAGGTTGCCTTTATTTTCCCAGACAACTATAAAATTGCCAGCAGTAGTTTAGCTTGGAGCTGGATACAGCGGCTGTTATCGCTAAATAAAGTAAGTATACACAGATTTTTTTACGAAAATTGGTTTCGTAAATTTTACTCTCTTGAAAAGCAAGCACCAATCGATGAATACCCAATTTGGATGTTTACAATCCAGTTTGAAAACAACCTAATAAATATAGCTGATATGCTTGTCAAAAAAAATATCCCACTCAAATCAACGGAACGTACCCATCATCATCCACTGATTATAATTGGTGGACCAGTTACGTTTTTTAACCATCATCTTTTAGAAGAAATCGCAGATTTTGTATTCATTGGAGATCTGGAGTCCGAAGTTAAACAATTTGCAGATGCCATTTTGGAGTATATAAGAACAAAAAATCCTGAACCTTTTAGAAGAATAGATGGTATTTATTCGTTGAAATACAAAAAGACCCATTACAGAAAATGCAATGGAACATTATCACCCGTGCCCCATTCTCATTATATAACACCTTACTCTACTTTTCCGAACAAATTGTTGATCGAAATAGGCAGAGGTTGCATATGGAGATGTGCTTTTTGCGTAACAGGTTATACAAAAAAGCCAGTTAAATTCGCTGACATAGACGAAGTAAAACACATAATTGAAAAATACCGTGAGAAAGAGTTTGGGTTCATAAGTGCAACAATTACCGATTACCCTTATCTTTCGAATTTGCTTGAATACATCAAAAACAAAGATATAAAATTCTCAGTTTCATCTCTGAGGGCTGATAAATTAGACAAAAATTTGGCGTACTTACTAAGGAAATCAAATCAACAATCTTTTACCTTAGCTCCGGAAGGTATATCCCAGAAACTTAGGGACGCGATGCTTAAAGATATGAACACCGAAAGTATTCTTAACGCTCTTAGGATAGGAATTGAAGTAGGTTTTGAAAGCGTGAAGTTGTATTACATTGTTGGGCTTGGAGAAGATGAAAGTGATTACATTGAGTTTTTTGAATTTTTGCAAGAAGTTCAAAGACTTGGATATAAACAAATCACGTTAAGTATTAATCCGCTCGTTCCTAAGCCAAAAACTCCATTTGAAAATAAAAAAATAGTGGATAAGAAGACATACGATGAAATTGTTAAGAGAATAAGAAAAAATCTGCCCCGAAACATCAAGGCAGATTTTGAAAGTTACAAAGAAGCACAGTTGCAGTACGAAATTGCGCACTTAAAGGGAGCTCAAACGGTAGATTTCTTAAAAAGACATTTCAAATTGTATTATTCAAATCTTTCTTAG
- the ftsH gene encoding ATP-dependent zinc metalloprotease FtsH — protein sequence MNRNIGSIIFLILIALSLFWIYEGFVNSKAAIEVNMSYSEFVKRLSTGETDIAEVIIKDDGNLSVKTKQGKAYSVYAPWFRYDIENINKLVEYGVIVQGEKVTDSSFWVNIIGNIAIFVVTLLLFAFIIRGLGRGNNQAFTFTKSRAERVNPNKIKVTFKDVAGVDEAIEELKETVEFLKSPGKFAKLGARMPKGILLVGPPGTGKTLLARAVAGEANVPFFHISGSDFVELFVGVGAARVRDLFEQAKSSAPCIVFIDEIDAVGRHRGAGLGGGHDEREQTLNQLLVEMDGFDINQGIVVMAATNRPDILDPALLRPGRFDKKVVVDPPDVKGREAILKIHLRNKPIDRDVDVSVLAKRTTGFVGADLENLVNEAALLAARDGRNVIKMNDFEEAIDRVIAGPARKSRVISEKQKKIVAYHEVGHAIISSSLPNSDPVHRISITPRGYAALGYTLHLPAEDKYLVSKNELLDTITTLLGGRAAEELVFGDFTSGAANDIERATEIARKMVCEYGMSENFGPLAWGKTEQEVFLGKELTRIRNYSEEVAKMIDHEIQYIVKSCYDRAKEILIKNKDKMEQIVSVLLEREVMSGEELRAMLNGNDEGLNIKAQQA from the coding sequence TTGAATCGTAACATAGGTTCTATCATATTTCTAATATTGATAGCTTTATCACTCTTTTGGATCTACGAAGGATTCGTAAATTCGAAAGCTGCAATTGAAGTTAATATGAGCTACAGTGAGTTTGTCAAGAGACTGAGTACAGGTGAAACAGACATCGCAGAAGTTATAATAAAAGATGACGGTAATTTAAGTGTTAAGACAAAGCAAGGTAAAGCTTATTCTGTTTATGCACCTTGGTTCAGATACGATATCGAGAATATTAATAAACTTGTTGAATACGGCGTGATCGTACAAGGTGAAAAGGTTACGGATAGTAGTTTTTGGGTGAATATTATTGGAAACATAGCGATATTCGTGGTAACTTTGTTGCTTTTTGCCTTCATAATTCGTGGTCTTGGGAGAGGCAATAACCAAGCGTTCACGTTTACAAAAAGTAGAGCTGAAAGAGTTAATCCAAATAAGATAAAAGTTACATTCAAAGACGTAGCAGGTGTAGATGAAGCAATAGAAGAGCTGAAAGAGACCGTTGAATTTCTTAAAAGTCCGGGTAAGTTTGCTAAGCTTGGTGCACGAATGCCGAAAGGTATATTACTTGTTGGACCTCCGGGTACAGGTAAGACCTTGCTTGCACGTGCCGTTGCAGGCGAGGCAAATGTACCGTTTTTTCACATCAGTGGTTCAGATTTTGTTGAACTTTTCGTTGGTGTTGGTGCAGCAAGGGTGAGAGATCTATTTGAACAAGCTAAATCAAGTGCGCCTTGTATAGTGTTTATAGATGAAATCGACGCTGTTGGAAGGCATAGGGGTGCAGGACTTGGTGGTGGGCATGACGAAAGAGAACAGACACTAAACCAATTGCTTGTGGAAATGGACGGATTTGATATAAATCAAGGCATAGTAGTAATGGCAGCAACAAACAGACCCGACATACTCGACCCTGCCCTTTTAAGGCCTGGCAGATTCGACAAAAAGGTTGTTGTAGATCCACCGGATGTAAAAGGAAGAGAAGCGATACTTAAAATACATCTGCGAAACAAACCGATTGATAGAGACGTTGACGTGTCTGTTTTAGCTAAAAGAACGACAGGTTTTGTTGGTGCTGATCTTGAGAATTTAGTTAATGAAGCTGCGTTACTTGCAGCGAGAGATGGTCGAAACGTTATAAAGATGAACGACTTTGAAGAAGCCATTGATAGAGTTATAGCAGGGCCTGCAAGGAAATCGCGAGTTATTTCTGAAAAACAAAAGAAAATAGTGGCATATCATGAAGTTGGACATGCTATAATCAGTTCTTCATTACCGAATTCAGATCCAGTTCACAGAATATCTATAACACCACGAGGCTATGCTGCTCTTGGGTATACATTGCATTTACCAGCGGAGGACAAGTATTTGGTAAGCAAAAACGAGCTGCTGGATACTATAACCACGCTTCTTGGCGGAAGGGCAGCTGAGGAATTGGTGTTTGGTGATTTTACAAGTGGAGCAGCAAACGATATTGAAAGGGCAACAGAAATTGCAAGAAAAATGGTATGTGAGTATGGAATGAGTGAGAACTTTGGACCACTTGCTTGGGGTAAGACTGAACAGGAAGTTTTCCTTGGAAAAGAACTTACAAGAATAAGAAATTATAGTGAAGAAGTCGCAAAGATGATAGACCATGAAATTCAGTACATTGTAAAGTCATGTTACGACAGAGCGAAGGAAATATTGATTAAAAACAAAGACAAGATGGAACAGATAGTGTCTGTTTTGCTTGAACGAGAAGTAATGAGTGGAGAAGAATTAAGAGCAATGCTGAACGGAAATGATGAAGGGTTAAACATTAAAGCTCAACAAGCTTAG
- the ugpC gene encoding sn-glycerol-3-phosphate ABC transporter ATP-binding protein UgpC, with product MAQVILEHVWKIYEGKVEAVKDANFTVEDKEFVVLLGPSGCGKTTTLRMIAGLEEITKGEIKIDGRVVNDVEPKDRDIAFVFQNYALYPHMSVYENMAFGLKLRKVPKDEIEKRVREAAKILEIEHLLDRKPRQLSGGQRQRVAVGRAIVRHPKVFLFDEPLSNLDAKLRVQMRSELKKLHSRLEATIVYVTHDQVEAMTMADKIVIMKDGVIQQIGSPYEVYNRPANIFVAGFIGSPSMNFINAKIIRGEGGLWIKTSGLKLKVPAEYEDKLSKHIDKDVIFGIRPENIYDKMFAIAPKPENTAEVTVDVVEPLGSETLLHVIAGDDRLVARVNAKSQAKEGQKIDLVFDMTTMHVFDKETEKELLHW from the coding sequence ATGGCACAGGTTATACTCGAACATGTATGGAAGATATATGAAGGAAAGGTTGAAGCAGTCAAAGATGCTAATTTTACCGTTGAAGACAAGGAATTTGTTGTTTTACTCGGGCCATCAGGCTGTGGAAAGACAACAACGTTGAGAATGATAGCGGGACTTGAAGAGATAACAAAAGGTGAGATAAAGATTGATGGAAGGGTTGTCAACGATGTTGAACCAAAAGATAGGGATATAGCCTTTGTGTTTCAGAATTACGCACTTTATCCACACATGAGCGTTTATGAAAATATGGCATTCGGATTGAAACTTAGAAAAGTTCCAAAGGACGAGATTGAAAAAAGGGTTAGGGAAGCAGCAAAAATACTTGAGATTGAACATCTTCTTGACAGAAAACCCAGACAACTTTCGGGTGGACAAAGGCAAAGGGTTGCTGTTGGTAGAGCGATAGTTAGACATCCAAAAGTGTTCCTTTTCGACGAACCACTTTCAAACCTTGATGCAAAATTACGTGTTCAAATGAGGTCAGAGCTAAAAAAGCTTCATTCAAGGCTTGAGGCAACAATTGTGTACGTTACACACGACCAAGTTGAGGCAATGACTATGGCTGATAAAATTGTTATTATGAAAGATGGAGTTATTCAACAAATAGGTAGTCCTTACGAAGTTTACAATAGACCTGCAAATATATTTGTTGCTGGATTTATAGGTAGTCCTTCGATGAACTTCATCAATGCAAAGATCATACGAGGTGAAGGAGGACTGTGGATTAAAACAAGTGGCTTGAAACTCAAGGTACCTGCTGAATACGAAGATAAACTTTCGAAACACATAGATAAGGATGTAATTTTTGGTATAAGACCCGAAAATATATACGACAAAATGTTTGCCATTGCACCAAAACCAGAAAATACAGCAGAAGTTACTGTCGACGTAGTTGAACCACTTGGTAGCGAAACTTTACTCCATGTCATTGCCGGAGACGATAGACTTGTAGCAAGAGTTAACGCGAAAAGCCAGGCAAAGGAAGGTCAAAAAATCGACTTGGTGTTTGATATGACAACCATGCACGTATTCGATAAAGAAACTGAAAAAGAGCTTCTGCACTGGTAA
- a CDS encoding radical SAM protein, with amino-acid sequence MVVGGLKGMVYHQAGKLIASVIRKADVQTFSKLLFTVAALSKEPAKSGLKKLGLMAQEEHPMIKKWIDIFQKASPQSVEKIINNLIINEFAIGEPLRQKLMHEHKVVLPKLGVISPTYACNLNCVGCYAGLYGRKYELTKDEVRSVLKQGEQLGIYFWVITGGEPFYWPHLMEIFEEFNEHYFMVYSNGILINEEKAKKLSELGNVTISISVEGFESETDWRRGKGVFKAIQNTWERLRKYGVPFGASVTATRVNHDVIMKDEFWDFLEQNGVAYVWIYQFMPVGQDPVMDLVPTPQQRYERFFKTDEMRLSGRFAFVADFWNHGFLTHGCLSAGAKYFHVNAKGYVEPCVFQQFAVDSIREKTLLEIFKSPFFEAYKKAIPFSNNLFRPCPIIDNPKVFRAMVKNFNAIPQHEGSEKTVTELAPELDKLAAEWSKYADKLWYEYGYVERYPVNRGIYNYETRMKRYANKEEALKVDKKLNV; translated from the coding sequence ATGGTTGTGGGTGGATTGAAGGGTATGGTGTATCATCAAGCAGGAAAGTTAATCGCTTCTGTTATCAGGAAAGCAGATGTACAAACATTTTCAAAACTTCTGTTTACGGTTGCTGCGTTGAGTAAGGAACCTGCAAAAAGTGGTTTGAAAAAGCTTGGTTTGATGGCGCAAGAAGAGCATCCCATGATTAAGAAGTGGATAGATATATTTCAAAAGGCTTCTCCACAGTCGGTTGAGAAGATCATAAACAATTTGATTATTAACGAATTTGCTATAGGTGAGCCTCTCAGACAAAAGTTGATGCATGAACACAAGGTTGTTTTGCCCAAACTTGGTGTTATCAGTCCTACATACGCGTGTAACTTGAACTGTGTTGGATGTTACGCAGGTTTGTATGGTAGAAAATATGAGCTTACAAAAGATGAAGTGAGAAGTGTTCTTAAGCAAGGTGAACAGCTTGGTATTTATTTCTGGGTTATCACTGGTGGAGAGCCATTCTACTGGCCACATCTAATGGAAATATTTGAAGAGTTTAATGAGCATTATTTTATGGTATATTCTAACGGTATTCTTATAAACGAGGAAAAAGCCAAAAAGTTGTCCGAACTTGGAAACGTTACTATATCCATATCTGTTGAGGGGTTTGAGTCGGAGACTGATTGGAGAAGAGGTAAGGGAGTTTTTAAAGCTATACAAAATACGTGGGAAAGATTAAGAAAATACGGTGTACCATTTGGCGCAAGTGTAACTGCAACGCGTGTGAACCATGATGTTATTATGAAAGATGAGTTCTGGGATTTCCTGGAGCAAAACGGGGTAGCCTATGTATGGATTTACCAGTTCATGCCAGTTGGGCAAGACCCAGTAATGGATCTTGTTCCAACTCCGCAACAGAGATATGAAAGGTTTTTCAAAACAGATGAGATGCGACTCAGTGGAAGATTTGCGTTCGTTGCAGATTTTTGGAACCATGGTTTCTTGACACATGGTTGTTTATCTGCAGGTGCAAAGTATTTCCATGTTAACGCAAAAGGTTACGTTGAACCTTGTGTCTTCCAGCAATTTGCGGTCGATAGTATAAGAGAAAAGACTTTGCTTGAAATATTCAAGTCACCGTTCTTTGAAGCTTACAAAAAGGCAATACCATTTTCTAATAACCTTTTCAGACCATGTCCAATAATAGATAATCCAAAAGTTTTTAGAGCGATGGTAAAGAACTTCAACGCTATACCACAACATGAAGGTTCTGAAAAAACTGTGACAGAACTTGCTCCTGAACTGGACAAACTTGCAGCAGAATGGAGCAAATATGCTGATAAGCTTTGGTATGAATATGGCTATGTCGAAAGATATCCTGTTAACAGAGGGATATACAATTATGAAACAAGAATGAAGAGGTATGCCAACAAGGAAGAGGCTCTAAAGGTTGATAAAAAGCTGAATGTTTGA
- a CDS encoding type II toxin-antitoxin system Phd/YefM family antitoxin, which translates to MRQKVEFYSLADAKAKFSKVIEDSEGIDIVITKNGRPVSVIINYDKYNKILDFIDKVWELYLLDVGDPSLFKELNVDNLFKNISDNSSEEEV; encoded by the coding sequence ATGAGACAAAAGGTTGAGTTCTATTCCTTAGCTGATGCAAAGGCTAAATTCTCAAAAGTAATCGAGGATTCTGAAGGAATAGACATAGTAATAACAAAGAATGGAAGACCTGTATCTGTTATTATCAATTACGATAAATACAACAAAATATTGGATTTCATTGACAAGGTTTGGGAACTTTATTTGCTAGATGTTGGTGATCCTTCACTTTTTAAGGAACTGAATGTAGATAATCTTTTTAAGAACATCTCAGACAACAGTTCAGAGGAGGAGGTTTAA
- a CDS encoding TetR/AcrR family transcriptional regulator, with the protein MTEKRENKTKEKIIEAARKLFSEKGFEGVSMEDIAQASGVRKSLIYYYFPSKEVLFEEIWMKVIDELENDVFSEVENEGSVVKIIKKLIKKYVEFAMNKEELSKLIARERMNVLESQNNLSNAKKRYEIFLQKFEKIFEKGRAENVLNDVEPSTATEIVSSVDAIPRRNLLKSVEDFLLKVILKEKSLAE; encoded by the coding sequence TTGACGGAAAAAAGAGAAAATAAAACCAAGGAAAAGATTATTGAAGCAGCAAGGAAGCTTTTTTCGGAAAAGGGATTTGAAGGAGTTAGCATGGAGGATATTGCGCAGGCCTCAGGCGTGCGCAAGTCGCTTATTTACTATTATTTTCCAAGCAAAGAAGTGCTTTTTGAAGAGATATGGATGAAGGTTATTGATGAATTGGAAAATGATGTGTTCAGCGAGGTTGAAAACGAAGGAAGCGTAGTAAAGATTATTAAGAAATTAATAAAAAAATATGTTGAATTTGCCATGAACAAAGAAGAGCTGAGTAAATTGATAGCAAGAGAGAGAATGAATGTTTTAGAAAGTCAGAATAATCTTTCAAACGCAAAAAAACGGTATGAAATATTTTTACAAAAGTTTGAGAAGATCTTTGAAAAGGGTAGAGCAGAGAATGTCTTAAACGACGTTGAACCTTCCACGGCAACAGAGATAGTCTCGTCTGTTGATGCTATTCCGAGAAGAAATCTACTTAAAAGCGTTGAGGATTTTTTGCTCAAAGTTATTTTGAAAGAAAAAAGTTTAGCTGAGTAA
- the tilS gene encoding tRNA lysidine(34) synthetase TilS has product MDNVDLLFRFKSILRSILTNSVCKTRVLLAVSGGVDSVVMLDLFDSVRDEFNLQIGVATLNHKLRKEAQEEVKFVERLCRDRGLDFFTEEADVLQYSKEHKLSIEEAARILRYGFLIDVSDNYCYKYIATAHNSNDLLETMILRLVKGTGPYGLVGMNLVNGRFIRPLLFFKREEIEKYARHKDLPFVTDTSNYDIKYNRNFIRHKVIPLLKEINPSVEDASLKLAKGIWELEKYINSTIQSFNEKHSMKIGEYIVFKLHKDKYLQVEQIRRLALSFFGKPIDSEKIERFKKLQQSDKISYKVLFWKDLGIEVSRGWCIMGKVGKYQHNSKIINIPMNKVVTETVIFNDYFLKISSCGIMKGANDKCLSFEVRNWLEGDKLLSGKKVKEFFVEKKIPTFVKHLIPLVVSVKEGKVVYIPYLYEAKGYLNPLGITIETKGGFYFES; this is encoded by the coding sequence TTGGACAACGTAGACTTATTGTTCAGATTTAAAAGTATTTTGCGTTCTATTTTAACCAACAGCGTGTGTAAAACAAGAGTTTTACTTGCTGTTTCTGGTGGTGTTGATTCTGTTGTCATGCTCGATTTATTCGATTCAGTTAGGGATGAGTTTAATCTTCAAATTGGTGTTGCTACGTTAAATCATAAGTTAAGAAAAGAAGCTCAAGAGGAAGTAAAATTCGTGGAAAGATTGTGTAGAGACAGAGGATTAGATTTTTTTACTGAAGAGGCAGATGTGTTACAATATTCAAAAGAACATAAATTGTCGATAGAGGAAGCAGCAAGGATCTTAAGGTATGGGTTTCTTATCGATGTTTCGGATAATTACTGTTACAAATACATTGCCACCGCACACAATTCAAACGATTTGCTTGAGACCATGATATTAAGATTAGTTAAAGGAACAGGTCCATACGGGTTAGTTGGAATGAATCTTGTTAATGGAAGATTTATACGACCTCTACTGTTTTTTAAAAGAGAAGAAATAGAAAAATACGCAAGACACAAAGATTTACCATTTGTTACAGACACGTCTAATTACGATATCAAGTACAACCGCAACTTCATAAGACATAAAGTAATACCTCTATTAAAAGAAATAAACCCTTCTGTCGAAGATGCTTCCCTCAAGCTTGCCAAAGGTATATGGGAGCTTGAGAAGTATATTAATTCTACTATTCAATCGTTTAATGAAAAGCATTCTATGAAAATAGGCGAATACATTGTATTTAAACTCCACAAAGACAAGTATTTACAAGTTGAGCAAATCAGAAGGTTGGCGCTCTCGTTTTTTGGAAAACCTATCGATAGTGAAAAAATTGAAAGATTTAAGAAACTTCAGCAATCAGATAAAATTTCGTACAAAGTTTTATTTTGGAAAGACTTGGGGATTGAAGTGTCACGCGGTTGGTGCATCATGGGTAAGGTTGGTAAATATCAACATAATTCAAAGATAATAAACATACCAATGAATAAAGTTGTAACAGAAACTGTAATATTTAATGATTACTTCTTAAAAATATCAAGTTGTGGTATAATGAAAGGAGCGAATGATAAGTGTCTGAGTTTTGAAGTAAGAAATTGGTTGGAAGGTGATAAGTTGTTAAGCGGAAAGAAGGTAAAGGAATTTTTTGTAGAAAAGAAGATACCAACGTTTGTGAAGCACTTAATTCCATTGGTAGTATCGGTTAAAGAGGGTAAAGTTGTATACATACCGTATTTGTATGAAGCTAAAGGATATCTAAACCCATTAGGTATTACTATAGAAACGAAAGGAGGCTTTTATTTTGAATCGTAA